A portion of the Desulfobaccales bacterium genome contains these proteins:
- a CDS encoding 50S ribosomal protein L11 methyltransferase has protein sequence MVKCKTMPPPEKLFIYEIEGRVYPPDALTGEDFLGCWREGDYTYLFFGSPRESQVKAWVESLLEARYSSETELKYSDWESGQPLQAASMAGFHLCPVWETPVPAPGEIVIRMEPGLAFGSGYHPTTRRCLELLRRVYDTDTPRQVLDLGTGTGILALAALALGAEKVVAVEYNELAVRTAARNLKHNQRAPEVHLIQADARHFAHLPAGLVLANIHLDVLLDLLDIPEFLNKDWYIFSGILGTQLEVFLKRLRETPLREVATLDENLWFTVLARGGRQL, from the coding sequence ATGGTTAAATGTAAGACCATGCCGCCGCCGGAAAAACTCTTCATCTATGAAATCGAGGGCCGGGTCTATCCGCCGGATGCCCTCACCGGGGAGGATTTTCTGGGGTGCTGGCGGGAGGGGGATTATACGTACCTCTTCTTTGGCAGTCCCAGAGAATCCCAGGTCAAAGCCTGGGTGGAGTCGCTGCTCGAGGCCCGTTACTCCTCCGAGACCGAACTTAAATACTCCGATTGGGAGTCCGGCCAACCTCTACAGGCCGCGTCCATGGCCGGGTTTCATCTCTGTCCGGTGTGGGAGACTCCGGTGCCCGCGCCCGGTGAGATCGTCATCCGCATGGAGCCGGGTCTGGCCTTCGGCTCCGGCTATCACCCCACTACCCGCCGCTGCCTGGAACTGCTGCGCCGGGTCTATGACACCGATACTCCCCGGCAAGTCCTGGACCTGGGCACCGGCACCGGCATCCTGGCCCTGGCCGCTTTGGCCCTGGGAGCCGAAAAGGTTGTGGCGGTAGAGTACAACGAACTGGCGGTACGCACTGCGGCGAGAAACCTGAAGCACAATCAACGGGCCCCTGAGGTGCACCTCATCCAGGCCGATGCCCGCCATTTCGCCCACCTGCCCGCTGGCCTGGTCCTGGCCAACATCCACCTGGACGTGCTTCTGGACCTTCTGGATATCCCGGAATTTCTCAACAAAGACTGGTACATCTTCTCCGGCATCCTGGGTACGCAGCTCGAGGTGTTTCTGAAACGCCTGCGGGAGACTCC
- a CDS encoding 3-isopropylmalate dehydrogenase has product MSSYKIAVIPGDGTGPEVVAEGIKVLNAVAGPAGIKFDYTYYDLGGERYKRTGETLPDSVIAELRQFPVIYLGAIGHPDVAPGILEKGILLKARFELDQYINLRPVVLYPGVETPLKDKGPEDIDFAVVRENTEGLYAGAGGFLKYGTPDEVAVQESINTRKGVDRCLKFAFELTRKRNRAKKLTLVAKTNVLTFASNLWFRAFEAMAPQYPDVTTDYAHVDATCMWFVKNPEWFDVVVTDNLFGDIITDLGAMIQGGMGVAAGGNINPEGVSMFEPIGGSAPKYTGLNVVNPLAAIGAAQLMLEQLGESKAAAAVEAAIKKTAANDMQSMAAGKMGLSTSQVGDKVAKYAVELIG; this is encoded by the coding sequence ATGAGTTCATATAAGATCGCGGTCATTCCGGGGGACGGCACCGGCCCGGAAGTGGTGGCCGAAGGCATTAAGGTGCTCAATGCCGTGGCTGGTCCCGCGGGCATCAAATTCGACTATACCTATTATGACCTGGGCGGCGAGCGCTACAAGCGCACCGGCGAGACCCTGCCGGATTCGGTGATCGCCGAGTTGCGGCAATTCCCGGTAATTTATCTGGGGGCCATCGGTCACCCGGATGTGGCGCCCGGCATCCTGGAGAAAGGCATCTTGCTTAAGGCCCGCTTCGAACTGGACCAGTACATCAACCTCAGGCCCGTGGTGCTTTACCCGGGGGTGGAGACGCCCTTGAAGGACAAGGGCCCCGAGGACATCGATTTCGCAGTGGTCCGGGAGAACACCGAAGGCCTGTACGCCGGAGCCGGAGGATTCCTGAAATACGGCACCCCGGATGAGGTCGCCGTCCAGGAGTCCATCAACACCCGGAAAGGGGTGGACCGCTGCCTGAAATTCGCCTTTGAGTTGACCCGGAAACGCAACCGGGCCAAGAAGCTGACCCTGGTGGCCAAGACCAACGTGCTCACCTTTGCCTCCAACCTGTGGTTTAGGGCCTTTGAGGCCATGGCGCCCCAGTATCCGGACGTGACCACCGATTACGCCCACGTGGACGCCACCTGCATGTGGTTTGTCAAAAATCCCGAATGGTTCGACGTGGTGGTGACGGATAATCTGTTCGGCGACATCATCACCGACCTGGGAGCGATGATCCAGGGCGGCATGGGCGTGGCCGCGGGGGGCAACATCAACCCCGAAGGGGTCTCCATGTTCGAACCTATCGGCGGCTCCGCCCCCAAGTATACCGGCCTTAATGTGGTCAACCCGCTGGCCGCCATCGGTGCGGCCCAACTGATGTTGGAGCAACTGGGTGAAAGCAAGGCCGCAGCCGCGGTTGAAGCCGCCATCAAGAAGACCGCGGCCAACGACATGCAGAGCATGGCCGCGGGCAAGATGGGCCTATCCACCAGCCAGGTTGGCGATAAGGTGGCCAAGTACGCGGTGGAGTTGATAGGATAA
- a CDS encoding 3-isopropylmalate dehydratase small subunit: MELKGKVHKFGDDVNTDEIIPARYLNTSDPMELAKHAMEDADPEFVNKMNPGDFIVAGKNFGCGSSREHAPIALKAAGISGVIAGSFARIFYRNAFNMGLAIFESPEAAAALKNGQEISVDMDSGVITDLATGKKYSSQPIPPFMQQLLAAGGLMAFVKKHLEAKSA, encoded by the coding sequence ATGGAACTCAAAGGGAAAGTGCACAAGTTCGGCGATGACGTCAACACCGATGAAATCATTCCGGCCCGGTATCTCAACACCTCCGACCCAATGGAACTGGCCAAACATGCCATGGAGGACGCGGACCCGGAGTTTGTCAACAAGATGAACCCGGGGGATTTTATCGTGGCCGGCAAGAATTTTGGCTGCGGCTCCTCCCGGGAGCACGCCCCCATTGCGCTTAAGGCCGCGGGGATCTCCGGCGTGATTGCCGGAAGCTTTGCCCGGATCTTTTATCGCAATGCCTTCAATATGGGGCTGGCGATTTTTGAGTCTCCGGAGGCCGCGGCTGCCCTCAAAAACGGCCAGGAGATCAGCGTAGATATGGATAGCGGGGTCATCACCGATCTCGCCACAGGCAAGAAATACAGCAGTCAACCCATTCCGCCGTTCATGCAACAATTGCTGGCGGCTGGTGGCCTCATGGCCTTTGTTAAAAAGCATCTGGAGGCGAAATCAGCATGA
- the rsmD gene encoding 16S rRNA (guanine(966)-N(2))-methyltransferase RsmD, which yields MKPDCSEGASMRIIAGVFKGRRLAPVKGRTRPTSAKVREAVFNILGPAVVGVRVLDLFAGTGALGIEAMSRGASAAVFVEDHPEAVKALRRNLEDLGLPGQTRVWPLPVTTALKKLAAQGDRFGLVFLDPPYGGGKAPAALDALAELNLLSTEASVVVEHSRRDTLPEESGRLRRTEVRRYGDTQVAFYLLEESAQQEHE from the coding sequence CTGAAACCTGACTGCTCCGAAGGAGCATCAATGCGCATCATCGCCGGCGTATTCAAAGGCCGCCGGCTGGCCCCGGTAAAAGGCAGGACCCGGCCCACGTCCGCCAAAGTCCGGGAGGCGGTGTTCAATATCCTGGGGCCTGCGGTTGTCGGCGTGAGGGTGCTGGACCTGTTTGCCGGCACCGGCGCCCTGGGGATCGAGGCCATGAGCCGGGGAGCCTCTGCTGCGGTATTTGTGGAGGATCACCCCGAGGCCGTCAAGGCGTTGCGCCGCAATCTGGAAGATTTGGGATTGCCAGGACAAACCAGGGTCTGGCCCCTGCCGGTGACCACAGCCTTAAAAAAATTGGCGGCTCAAGGTGACCGCTTCGGCCTGGTCTTCCTGGACCCGCCCTACGGCGGCGGCAAGGCTCCGGCGGCTTTGGACGCCCTGGCCGAACTTAATCTGCTCTCAACCGAGGCCTCCGTCGTGGTGGAGCACAGCCGGAGGGACACCCTGCCGGAAGAGAGCGGTCGTCTGAGGCGCACAGAAGTGCGGCGCTACGGCGATACCCAGGTGGCTTTCTATCTGCTGGAAGAATCAGCCCAACAGGAGCATGAGTAA
- a CDS encoding DUF3842 family protein — protein sequence MRICVIDGQGGGIGAALIKRLKEVYREEHEVIALGTNAVATAQMMKARANRGASGENAIVRTVAGADVILGCLSIVLANAMMGEVTPKIAEAIASAPARKILLPLTQEAVEIVGLMPEPLPHLVDKIVSEKLKEIIDHV from the coding sequence GTGCGCATCTGCGTCATCGACGGGCAGGGAGGCGGCATCGGCGCCGCGCTGATTAAACGCCTGAAAGAGGTATACCGGGAGGAGCACGAAGTCATCGCGCTGGGGACCAACGCCGTGGCCACCGCCCAAATGATGAAGGCCAGGGCCAACCGGGGCGCCAGCGGCGAAAACGCCATTGTCCGGACAGTGGCCGGGGCCGACGTGATTCTGGGTTGCCTCTCCATTGTGCTGGCCAACGCTATGATGGGGGAAGTGACCCCCAAAATCGCCGAAGCCATTGCCTCGGCCCCGGCCCGGAAGATTTTATTGCCCCTTACCCAGGAAGCGGTGGAGATCGTCGGCCTGATGCCCGAGCCTCTTCCCCACCTGGTGGACAAGATCGTAAGTGAGAAGTTAAAGGAGATCATCGACCATGTGTGA
- a CDS encoding aspartate-semialdehyde dehydrogenase has product MSGTYKVAVVGATGAVGQQMVACLEERNFPVAELIPLASERSVGRAVSFKGKEIAVRVLSADSFTGVEIALFSAGGSISKEYGPIAARAGAVVVDNSSAWRMDPDVPLVVPEVNPQDIGLYTKTGIIANPNCSTIQMVVALKPLHDAAQIKRVVVSTYQAVSGTGQKAVDELAEQVRALITCQDAKPKVYPHRIAFNCLPHIDVFLENGYTKEEMKMANETTKIMGDDSIAVTATTVRVPVFYGHSEAVNIETASKLTPAEARDILAKAPGVKVVDDPLRNKYPMPIDAAGQDLTLVGRIREDFTIDNGLNFWVVADNLRKGAATNAVQIAEILIRDYLRK; this is encoded by the coding sequence ATGAGTGGCACATATAAGGTCGCGGTAGTAGGGGCCACCGGTGCGGTGGGGCAGCAGATGGTGGCCTGTTTGGAGGAGAGAAATTTCCCGGTAGCCGAGCTGATTCCGTTGGCGTCGGAGCGCTCCGTAGGCCGCGCTGTGTCTTTCAAAGGCAAGGAAATTGCGGTCCGAGTGCTGTCAGCAGATTCTTTTACCGGCGTGGAGATCGCCCTGTTCTCCGCCGGAGGCAGCATCAGCAAGGAATACGGCCCCATTGCCGCCCGGGCCGGCGCGGTGGTGGTGGACAACTCCAGCGCCTGGCGTATGGACCCGGACGTCCCCCTGGTGGTCCCGGAGGTCAATCCTCAGGATATCGGCCTCTACACCAAAACCGGCATTATCGCCAACCCCAACTGCTCCACCATCCAGATGGTGGTGGCGTTGAAGCCCCTGCACGATGCCGCTCAGATCAAACGGGTGGTAGTATCCACCTATCAGGCGGTGTCCGGCACCGGCCAAAAGGCGGTGGATGAGTTGGCGGAGCAGGTGCGTGCCCTGATAACCTGCCAGGATGCCAAGCCTAAGGTCTATCCCCACCGCATTGCTTTCAACTGTCTTCCCCACATCGACGTTTTCCTGGAGAACGGCTACACCAAGGAAGAAATGAAGATGGCCAACGAGACCACGAAGATCATGGGGGATGACAGCATCGCGGTGACGGCCACCACGGTCAGGGTGCCGGTGTTCTATGGGCACTCGGAAGCGGTGAATATCGAGACCGCGAGCAAGCTTACCCCTGCGGAAGCCAGGGATATTTTGGCCAAAGCGCCGGGGGTGAAGGTGGTGGATGATCCGCTGCGCAACAAGTACCCCATGCCTATAGACGCCGCGGGCCAAGACCTCACCCTGGTGGGGCGCATCCGGGAAGACTTCACCATCGACAATGGTCTGAACTTCTGGGTGGTCGCCGACAACCTGCGCAAGGGCGCTGCCACCAACGCGGTGCAGATAGCCGAGATTTTGATTCGGGATTATTTGAGGAAGTAG
- the coaD gene encoding pantetheine-phosphate adenylyltransferase — protein sequence MPDIAVYPGSFDPITNGHLDLIQRALKVFDRIIVAVATNAFKKSLFTIEERMEMIRISLADYPMVSIDTFDGLLVNYARGQKARAILRGLRAVTDFEYEFQLAMMNRRLEPEIETVFLMTGLRWVFLSSSILKEAAVHGGNIEGMVPEIVFHRLREKFGLE from the coding sequence ATGCCCGATATCGCAGTCTATCCCGGCTCATTCGATCCTATTACCAATGGCCATCTGGACCTCATCCAGCGGGCTTTAAAGGTCTTTGACCGGATCATCGTGGCCGTGGCCACCAACGCCTTTAAAAAGTCCCTCTTCACCATCGAGGAGCGCATGGAAATGATCCGAATATCCCTGGCGGATTACCCCATGGTCTCCATTGATACCTTTGACGGCCTGTTGGTCAATTACGCCCGGGGTCAGAAAGCCAGGGCCATCCTGCGGGGCCTCAGGGCAGTCACCGATTTCGAATACGAGTTTCAACTGGCCATGATGAACCGCCGGCTGGAGCCCGAAATTGAAACGGTATTTCTCATGACCGGCCTGCGCTGGGTCTTCTTAAGTTCCAGCATCCTTAAGGAAGCCGCGGTGCATGGCGGGAATATCGAAGGCATGGTGCCGGAAATCGTGTTTCACCGTCTCAGAGAAAAATTCGGCTTGGAATAA